The Fervidobacterium gondwanense DSM 13020 genome includes a window with the following:
- a CDS encoding alkaline phosphatase family protein yields MNKIVIFLVDGMGYNKFIQVNEKLGFESILKVSSVFPSTTAAAVTSWFTGKTPKEHGLLGYILYLREIGGLANMIEFTYPGIEGNIFSSILKKRLHRIDNIFDQLKEKGLYGGVITHASIANSGLSYLIHKNGHIMGYYYMGDLLATLRKKLLEDWSGILYVYWGHLDGLGHKKGPDSDAYDMEMTRILMELKRFTSESLPHDSLFVITSDHGMIQIPNSSNNFLKPTDSFNRLLSSPPGGEMRMMYFYLLKRSAYDALRLYFDENYPNSAIFLSNKEALEMELFGPGRTHPELYNRIGDAIMIATKNNAFTYMYSGGEERLAGMHGGLTEEELYVPAVFLRR; encoded by the coding sequence GTGAATAAGATAGTTATATTTCTTGTTGATGGAATGGGATACAACAAATTTATCCAAGTGAACGAAAAACTTGGGTTTGAAAGTATATTGAAGGTATCGAGCGTTTTTCCTTCTACAACAGCTGCGGCTGTTACAAGTTGGTTTACAGGGAAGACCCCAAAAGAACACGGATTGTTAGGATATATTCTTTACCTAAGAGAAATCGGCGGACTTGCAAACATGATAGAGTTTACTTATCCTGGAATTGAAGGAAATATATTCTCGAGTATTCTGAAAAAAAGACTCCATCGAATAGATAACATATTTGACCAGTTAAAGGAAAAGGGATTGTACGGCGGAGTTATAACACACGCGTCGATTGCCAATTCTGGATTATCTTACCTAATACACAAGAACGGACATATAATGGGTTATTACTACATGGGCGACTTGTTAGCAACACTTAGAAAGAAACTTTTAGAAGACTGGAGCGGAATTCTCTACGTTTACTGGGGACACTTGGACGGATTGGGGCACAAAAAAGGACCAGATAGCGATGCATACGATATGGAAATGACAAGGATACTTATGGAATTGAAAAGATTTACCTCTGAAAGTCTGCCACACGACTCGCTCTTTGTAATCACTTCTGATCACGGAATGATTCAAATTCCAAATTCGAGCAACAACTTCTTGAAACCTACGGATTCATTTAATAGACTTTTATCTTCTCCACCCGGTGGAGAGATGAGGATGATGTATTTCTACCTTTTGAAGCGTAGTGCCTACGATGCGTTAAGGTTATACTTTGACGAGAATTATCCAAATTCAGCAATTTTCTTGTCTAATAAAGAAGCGCTCGAGATGGAACTCTTTGGTCCTGGAAGAACACACCCGGAGTTGTACAACAGAATAGGTGATGCTATAATGATTGCAACAAAGAATAATGCCTTCACATATATGTACAGCGGAGGCGAGGAAAGGCTCGCAGGAATGCACGGTGGGCTCACTGAAGAAGAATTGTATGTTCCTGCGGTGTTTTTGAGACGATGA